In a single window of the Papaver somniferum cultivar HN1 chromosome 8, ASM357369v1, whole genome shotgun sequence genome:
- the LOC113304846 gene encoding deoxyribodipyrimidine photo-lyase-like isoform X2 produces MTSSSSTMAIQPGRFRVLKEGVLPKLLSEQKCGPVVYWMFRDQRVKDNWALIHAVDQANKGNVPVVVAFNLFDAFKGAKNRQSGFMLKGLRKLQQTLVESFQIPFFLFQGEAVQTIPNFMRECGASLLVTDFSPLREVRKWKEEMCERVGDAVTIHEIDAHNVVPLWVASGKLEYSARTIRSKIQKLLPEYLIDFPQHQTPNKKWVGISPLIDWEKLIDDVLRKGAEVPEIEWCEPGEVAAMEALLGAKNGFLSTTRLKNYNTDRNNPLKPRGLSGLSPYLHFGQISAQRCALEARNVRSVNPQGAWEWARKTLMDHANDKREHVYTREQLEKAKTADPLWNASQLEMVHHGKMHGFMRMYWAKKILEWTNGPEEALSIALYLNDKYEIDGRDPNGYVGCMWSICGVHDQGWRERPVFGKIRYMNYAGCKRKFDVDGYIAYVKRLVGGIKKRKAEIRISDEVKAKLKSDVVQDLVKGRMQENPSEIVPLLSS; encoded by the exons TTAAAGAAGGAGTACTACCCAAATTATTGTCTGAACAAAAATGTGGACCAGTTGTTTATTGGATGTTTAGAGATCAAAGGGTAAAAGATAATTGGGCATTAATCCATGCTGTTGATCAAGCCAACAAAGGAAATGTGCCTGTTGTTGTTGCATTCAATCTTTTTGATGCATTCAAAGGTGCGAAGAATCGTCAATCAGGGTTCATGTTAAAGGGTCTTCGCAAACTTCAGCAAACATTAGTAGAGTCCTTTCAAATCCCATTCTTCTTGTTTCAG GGAGAAGCAGTACAGACAATTCCGAATTTTATGAGAGAATGCGGAGCTTCACTTTTGGTAACAGATTTTTCGCCATTGAGGGAAGTtaggaaatggaaagaagaaatGTGTGAACGAGTTGGTGATGCAGTTACCATACATGAAATCGATGCGCATAATGTAGTTCCACTGTGGGTTGCATCAGGTAAATTAGAGTACAGTGCAAGAACTATAAGGAGTAAAATTCAGAAGTTGCTTCCTGAGTATCTCATTGATTTTCCTCAACATCAAACTCCTAACAAGAAATGGGTTGGTATTAGTCCTTTGATAGATTGGGAGAAACTCATCGACGACGTTTTGAG AAAAGGAGCAGAAGTACCTGAAATTGAGTGGTGTGAACCTGGAGAAGTTGCTGCAATGGAAGCTCTACTTGGTGCTAAAAATGGATTCCTTTCAACCACCAGGTTGAAGAACTATAATACTGATCGCAATAACCCATTGAAGCCAAGAGGACTTTCAGGCCTTTCTCCTTATTTGCATTTTGGTCAGATTTCAGCGCAACGATGTGCGTTGGAGGCTCGGAATGTTCGCAGCGTCAATCCTCAG GGTGCATGGGAATGGGCTAGGAAAACTTTGATGGACCATGCAAATGATAAGAGAGAACATGTTTATAC GAGGGAGCAATTGGAGAAAGCAAAAACTGCTGATCCT CTGTGGAATGCGTCACAACTGGAGATGGTTCATCATGGAAAGATGCACGGATTCATGAG AATGTATTGGGCGAAAAAGATTTTAGAATGGACAAATGGACCAGAAGAAGCACTTTCTATAGCTTTATACTTAAATGACAAG TACGAAATAGATGGTAGGGACCCAAATGGATATGTAGGTTGTATGTGGTCGATATGTGGTGTTCATGATCAG GGTTGGAGGGAACGGCCGGTGTTTGGCAAGATAAGGTACATGAACTATGCAGGATGCAAACGGAAATTCGACGTCGATGGTTATATCGCGTATGTCAAAAGGCTAGTTGGCGGAATCAAGAAGCGGAAAGCAGAAATTAGAATTAGTGACGAGGTTAAGGCAAAGTTGAAGTCTGACGTTGTACAAGATCTGGTAAAAGGTAGAATGCAAGAAAATCCTTCAGAGATTGTCCCGTTATTATCTTCATAA
- the LOC113304846 gene encoding deoxyribodipyrimidine photo-lyase-like isoform X1, with amino-acid sequence MTSSSSTMAIQPGRFRVLKEGVLPKLLSEQKCGPVVYWMFRDQRVKDNWALIHAVDQANKGNVPVVVAFNLFDAFKGAKNRQSGFMLKGLRKLQQTLVESFQIPFFLFQGEAVQTIPNFMRECGASLLVTDFSPLREVRKWKEEMCERVGDAVTIHEIDAHNVVPLWVASGKLEYSARTIRSKIQKLLPEYLIDFPQHQTPNKKWVGISPLIDWEKLIDDVLRKGAEVPEIEWCEPGEVAAMEALLGAKNGFLSTTRLKNYNTDRNNPLKPRGLSGLSPYLHFGQISAQRCALEARNVRSVNPQSVDSFMEELIVRRELADNFCYYQPHYDSLQGAWEWARKTLMDHANDKREHVYTREQLEKAKTADPLWNASQLEMVHHGKMHGFMRMYWAKKILEWTNGPEEALSIALYLNDKYEIDGRDPNGYVGCMWSICGVHDQGWRERPVFGKIRYMNYAGCKRKFDVDGYIAYVKRLVGGIKKRKAEIRISDEVKAKLKSDVVQDLVKGRMQENPSEIVPLLSS; translated from the exons TTAAAGAAGGAGTACTACCCAAATTATTGTCTGAACAAAAATGTGGACCAGTTGTTTATTGGATGTTTAGAGATCAAAGGGTAAAAGATAATTGGGCATTAATCCATGCTGTTGATCAAGCCAACAAAGGAAATGTGCCTGTTGTTGTTGCATTCAATCTTTTTGATGCATTCAAAGGTGCGAAGAATCGTCAATCAGGGTTCATGTTAAAGGGTCTTCGCAAACTTCAGCAAACATTAGTAGAGTCCTTTCAAATCCCATTCTTCTTGTTTCAG GGAGAAGCAGTACAGACAATTCCGAATTTTATGAGAGAATGCGGAGCTTCACTTTTGGTAACAGATTTTTCGCCATTGAGGGAAGTtaggaaatggaaagaagaaatGTGTGAACGAGTTGGTGATGCAGTTACCATACATGAAATCGATGCGCATAATGTAGTTCCACTGTGGGTTGCATCAGGTAAATTAGAGTACAGTGCAAGAACTATAAGGAGTAAAATTCAGAAGTTGCTTCCTGAGTATCTCATTGATTTTCCTCAACATCAAACTCCTAACAAGAAATGGGTTGGTATTAGTCCTTTGATAGATTGGGAGAAACTCATCGACGACGTTTTGAG AAAAGGAGCAGAAGTACCTGAAATTGAGTGGTGTGAACCTGGAGAAGTTGCTGCAATGGAAGCTCTACTTGGTGCTAAAAATGGATTCCTTTCAACCACCAGGTTGAAGAACTATAATACTGATCGCAATAACCCATTGAAGCCAAGAGGACTTTCAGGCCTTTCTCCTTATTTGCATTTTGGTCAGATTTCAGCGCAACGATGTGCGTTGGAGGCTCGGAATGTTCGCAGCGTCAATCCTCAG TCAGTCGACTCGTTCATGGAGGAGTTGATCGTACGAAGAGAACTTGCAGACAATTTTTGCTATTACCAGCCTCATTATGACTCCTTACAGGGTGCATGGGAATGGGCTAGGAAAACTTTGATGGACCATGCAAATGATAAGAGAGAACATGTTTATAC GAGGGAGCAATTGGAGAAAGCAAAAACTGCTGATCCT CTGTGGAATGCGTCACAACTGGAGATGGTTCATCATGGAAAGATGCACGGATTCATGAG AATGTATTGGGCGAAAAAGATTTTAGAATGGACAAATGGACCAGAAGAAGCACTTTCTATAGCTTTATACTTAAATGACAAG TACGAAATAGATGGTAGGGACCCAAATGGATATGTAGGTTGTATGTGGTCGATATGTGGTGTTCATGATCAG GGTTGGAGGGAACGGCCGGTGTTTGGCAAGATAAGGTACATGAACTATGCAGGATGCAAACGGAAATTCGACGTCGATGGTTATATCGCGTATGTCAAAAGGCTAGTTGGCGGAATCAAGAAGCGGAAAGCAGAAATTAGAATTAGTGACGAGGTTAAGGCAAAGTTGAAGTCTGACGTTGTACAAGATCTGGTAAAAGGTAGAATGCAAGAAAATCCTTCAGAGATTGTCCCGTTATTATCTTCATAA
- the LOC113305365 gene encoding E3 ubiquitin-protein ligase RNF181-like, with protein MVFECIFDDQVMEDNYEEEDFVGISDAQVMEDDDAFKMALADSWEESLRNIQKIRASSSFIQGLKRESCLPSTANIACAICLELSRVKEEISRMPCGHIFHADCLISWLEQSNSCPMCRFKVEHQLVED; from the coding sequence atggtgttcgAGTGTATTTTTGATGACCAAGTTATGGAAGATaactatgaagaagaagatttcgtGGGTATATCTGATGCCCAAGTTAtggaagatgatgatgctttcAAAATGGCATTAGCAGACTCATGGGAAGAAAGTCTGAGAAATATACAGAAAATCCGTGCATCGAGTTCGTTTATTCAAGGACTAAAAAGAGAGTCTTGTTTGCCAAGTACCGCGAATATTGCCTGTGCTATTTGCTTGGAGTTATCTAGAGTTAAAGAAGAGATCTCTCGGATGCCTTGTGGGCACATATTTCATGCAGACTGCTTAATTTCTTGGTTGGAGCAGAGCAACTCCTGCCCTATGTGCCGCTTTAAAGTTGAACACCAACTGGTTGAGGACTAA
- the LOC113304847 gene encoding hypersensitive-induced response protein 4-like, which yields MVNMFFFMCGCIDQASIGIIERFGRFSKLANPGFHFFNPLAGECLAGVLSTRINSLDVKIETKTKDNVFVQLLCSIQYRVIKHNADDAFYELQNPQEQIQAYVFDVVRAHVPRMTLDELFEQKSDVAQAVLEELEKVMGAYGYSIEHILMVDIIPDPSVRKAMNEINAAQRLQLASVYKGEADKILQVKRAEAEAEAKYLGGVGVARQRQAITDGLRENILNFSHKVSGTSAKEVMDLIMITQYFDTIKDLGNSSKNTTVFLPHGPGHVRDISNQIRNGMMEASAAQANDDTE from the exons ATGGTGAATATGTTTTTCTTCATGTGTGGATGTATAGATCAAGCAAGTATTGGAATTATAGAAAGGTTCGGTCGTTTCTCAAAACTAGCAAACCCTGGTTTTCATTTCTTCAATCCTTTAGCTGGTGAATGTCTTGCTGGTGTTCTTTCTACTCGGATTAATTCTCTTGAtgtcaaaattgaaacaaaaactaaG GATAATGTCTTCGTGCAACTACTGTGTTCAATTCAATACCGAGTGATCAAACATAACGCTGATGATGCCTTTTATGAGTTGCAAAACCCACAAGAACAGATTCAGGCTTACGTATTTGATG TTGTTAGAGCTCATGTTCCAAGAATGACATTGGATGAGCTCTTCGAACAAAAGTCTGATGTTGCTCAAGCTGTGCTGGAGGAGCTTGAAAAG GTCATGGGAGCATATGGATACAGCATAGAGCACATACTGATGGTTGACATCATACCTGATCCCTCGGTGCGCAAAGCAATGAATGAGATAAATGCAG CTCAAAGGCTCCAACTTGCTAGCGTATACAAAGGTGAAGCAGATAAAATCCTACAAGTAAAGAGAGCTGAGGCTGAAGCAGAGGCAAAGTACCTTGGTGGGGTTGGTGTTGCACGACAGAGGCAGGCAATTACTGATGGTCTTAGGGAGAATATACTGAACTTTTCTCACAAGGTGTCGGGCACGTCAGCCAAAGAGGTTATGGATCTTATCATGATCACTCAGTATTTTGACACAATCAAAGATCTTGGAAACTCATCAAAGAACACGACTGTGTTCTTACCTCATGGCCCGGGACACGTAAGAGATATCAGTAACCAGATACGTAACGGCATGATGGAAGCCTCTGCTGCTCAGGCCAATGACGATACTGAATAA